In Primulina huaijiensis isolate GDHJ02 chromosome 6, ASM1229523v2, whole genome shotgun sequence, a single window of DNA contains:
- the LOC140979673 gene encoding small ribosomal subunit protein mS33 codes for MSFGRSLGSLKNVLADAALKGVTEARARIFGHVLNPTGQRSPHKILRKKLIGEKVAAWYPYDIKKDDPLITARQEQERLNKLEMLKRRGKGPPKKGQGKRAKKSSK; via the exons ATGAGTTTCGGCAGAAGTTTGGGGAGCTTGAAGAATGTGCTGGCTGATGCAGCCTTGAAAGGAGTTACAGAGGCGAGGGCTAGGATTTTTGGTCATGTTCTCAATCCAACAGGGCAAAGGTCTCCCCATAAGATACTGCGCAAGAAGCTGATCGGTGAGAAAGTCGCAGCCTGGTACCCTTATGATATCAAGAAGGATGATCCCCTCATCACAGCTCGTCAAGAACAAGA GCGTTTAAACAAACTCGAAATGTTGAAGCGTCGTGGAAAGGGACCGCCAAAGAAAGGTCAAGGAAAGCGTGCTAAAAAGAGCAGCAAATAG